Proteins from a single region of Pogoniulus pusillus isolate bPogPus1 chromosome 23, bPogPus1.pri, whole genome shotgun sequence:
- the LOC135185781 gene encoding uncharacterized protein LOC135185781, translated as MRLNPAPSRGAAGRAGSQLGPCPGEGPPSPRAAAAVPAGAAGKQPRTPDFVSLAHSAKLHTLPYPGAAAAPRRSLPFSSPLRAMGGRKRLFASRLLLAVRRLPRNSQRYRAGHHALAPKPPAGRGWGSARTAGSRGARCGVAARNGPWHPVPSFCFPAPRFPRSPPRQPTRELNFLLPARLGRGRGAWPDSTLDTHNSWSCQNFLRSASAPAPAASATAAACSSSAPGGSARGEGAGPVYNEAAAAAAGQRRSQSRRQLPGPLRGGGAQRRDQPPLARSLHLVRHLSQPRQTPLSRGGGVIVCETLPSSALFLFAPPFPSSCSPHAAPPATCAGRRRLRPAMRGGGGGGGGEEERSRGSRRSIGIPITIFILIIIIHVSLSSC; from the exons ATGAGGCTTAACCCCGCCCCGAGCCGCGGCGCAGCCGGGCGGGCAGGCAGCCAGCTAGGCCCCTGCCCGGGGGAGGGCCCCCCGTCGCCCCGAGCGGCCGCAGCTGTTCCAGCcggagctgctggaaagcagccacgCACCCCAGACTTTGTCTCCCTCGCACACAGCGCTAAACTCCATACCCTCCCCTACCCGGGAGCGGCCGCGGCTCCCCGCCGCTCGCTGCCTTTCTCTTCCCCGCTCCGAGCGATGGGGGGGAGAAAGAGGCTCTTCGCCTCCAGGCTACTGCTAGCTGTGCGCCGGCTCCCCAGGAATAGCCAGCGCTACCGGGCCGGTCATCATGCGCTGGCCCCGAAGCCGCC GGCGGGGAGAGGGTGGGGGAGCGCACGGACTGCCGGCTCCCGTGGGGCGCGGTGCGGGGTGGCTGCGCGGAACGGCCCGTGGCACCCCGTCCCGTCCTTTTGCTTCCCCGCTCCGCGCTTTCCTCGCAGCCCGCCGCGGCAGCCAACCCGTGAG TTAAACTTCCTGCTCCCGGCCCGGCTGGGAAGGGGACGCGGAGCCTGGCCGGACTCAACCCTCGACACACACAACAGCTGGAGCTGTCAAAACTTCCTCCGCTCAGCCTCGGCCCCGGCCCCTGCCGCCtccgccaccgccgccgcctGCTCCTCCTCCGCCCCCGGGGGCTCTGCGCGGGGGGAGGGCGCAGGGCCAGTGTACAATGAAGCGGCGGCCGCCGCAGCCGGGCAGCGCAGGAGTCAGAGCCGCCGCCAGCTCCCGGGGCCTCTGAGAGGGGGGGGCGCCCAGCGGCGGGATCAGCCGCCTCTTGCTCGCTCTCTTCACCTCGTCCgccacctctcccagccccgaCAGACCCCGCTGAGCCGGGGAGGGGGTGTTATTGTGTGTGAGACCCTTCCTTCCTCTGCGCTCTTTCTCTTCGCCCCCCCGTTCCCCTCTTCCTGTTCTCCCCATGCTGCTCCCCCTGCTACCTGTGCTGGTCGGCGGCGGCTGAGGCCAGCAATGCGAGGCGGAGGTGGAGGAGgcggaggtgaggaggagaggagccgcgggagcaggaggagcatcGGGATCCCCATCACCATCTTCatcctcatcatcatcatccatgTGTCTCTCTCGTCCTGCTGA